The DNA sequence GTCCTTCTTCTGTGACAAGTGGGACTGGTCACTGCCTCACAGTCGccgtagaaaaaaaaaaaaaaaaaagaaaattaaagaaacgaAAGATGCGAAGGACGGAGAAGGGAATCTGGTTGGGTTTGTGAATATGGTTCATTCCAATGCTTTTCTTATTGTTAGTAAAAATTGAGGGTCAACGTTAGGACACGAAGACATTTCCCAAAATAATGGCAgcagcagaagcagaagcagaagcagaagcagaagcttATGCTTTTGCTTTTGATCTGCATCTCACTCCCATGTTTAACGTCTACCAATCTCCTCCTCTCCACCACAAACAACAGAAGAAATATTACCAACGTAAACAGCCACAGCCACTGATCTCCAACCCAAATGGATCCAATTGGGACTGCTCTCCCCTCGCCCACccttcccatcttcttctcttccgtTCCTCTTCACATAAGATTGAAATCCCACACTAAATCAAAGAACATTTGTTCCTCTAAGACAATGTCAGCGGCATTGGCGCCGACCACTGCGACGACGACGAGGAGTTTTGGCTTCAAAAACTTGATGGAGACGTTCAGCGTCCATATACACAGAGCGGAAGGAAGGCCCTTGAACGTGCCCTTGATAGCTCCCTTCACCATTGCCAATTCGATGCTCGACAATGTGGAGAATGTCGCCATCAGGGTCGAACTCAGTAATGGGTGTGCCGGTTGGGGTGAGGCACCTATCCTTCCTTTCGTCACTGCAGAGGATCAGCGTACGGCGCTTGTGAAAGTGGGCGAGGCCTGCGAGTTCCTTACTCGCAGTCCTCCGATGACTTTGAGTTTCGCACTGAGCGAGATTGGTGCTTTTCTTTCCGGACATGATTTTGCTTCTGTAAGTATTACAACATAAACGCTTCTACctatttttaaagttattttctgcatgatgtattttttttcctcctctcagATAGTTTTACATGTGATTAGTTCGCCCATTGTTCTTTTGTTCATCaataattgttttttatttcgaAAATTTAGCTCATCAGCTAATTGAAACTCTTGAGTTGATTGTTGTTGGCTATGTTTTctgggtttgaattttgaactaCTGGGCTTcttaattattaaaatttacTTGTCAAAACACTCTTAATTCTTATCTTCGTTTGAAATTGGAACAGCATGAAGGAAATTAACTTTGCCGCTAGAATGACACACTTGAATCAAGGAATGGTCCAAATTatattcataaaaggaaaaaaaaaaaaaaattaaaattaaaataaaacccCCATTTAGCCATCCATGTTTTATTATTCTTATGCATTATAACTGCAAGTCTATTATGTTGGGCAGCTCAACTCATGGTTGAATTAACATAGGTCATACCTAGTTTGCTGAACGTTAACCTTATGtctttggataaaaaaaattatgacagAGACATGCAAACAACTTTGTTTTTGTACCTCTACGGTAATACAAGTGAAATATAAAATGTTGTAATAAGTGACAGCCCATTTTTCAATTTCCTTTTGCATTTTCAGCCTTTTTTCTGACTGTTAATTGCCCTCACTATTCTGTCTCTGGATTGAAGGTTAGAGCAGGAGTTGAGATGGCATTGATTGATGCAGTAGCTAATAGCATTGCCATACCCCTTTGGAGATTATTTGGCGGGGCATCAAATACCATATCCACTGATATAACGGTTCAGTTCCTATCTTACACACTGCATATCCACTGGCGAGAGTTTTCGTTAATAGTAATTCATTGTAACAGTACTGAATTTGGTTGCCTTATTGTATATGTGCAGATTCCAATTGTTTCCCCTACTGAAGCTTCAAAATTGGCTTC is a window from the Macadamia integrifolia cultivar HAES 741 chromosome 5, SCU_Mint_v3, whole genome shotgun sequence genome containing:
- the LOC122079702 gene encoding L-Ala-D/L-amino acid epimerase-like isoform X2, producing the protein MDPIGTALPSPTLPIFFSSVPLHIRLKSHTKSKNICSSKTMSAALAPTTATTTRSFGFKNLMETFSVHIHRAEGRPLNVPLIAPFTIANSMLDNVENVAIRVELSNGCAGWGEAPILPFVTAEDQRTALVKVGEACEFLTRSPPMTLSFALSEIGAFLSGHDFASVRAGVEMALIDAVANSIAIPLWRLFGGASNTISTDITIPIVSPTEASKLASNYQKQGFSTLKLKVGKNLIADIEALKAIRLVHPDCLFILDANEGYTSKEAIEVLEKLHEMGVTPVLFEQPVHRDDWEGLGQVNLVAKEKYGISIAADESCRSLFDVQKIIEGNLADVINIKLAKFGVLGALEIIEVARRSGLNLMIGGLVETRLAMGFAGHLAAGLGCFKFIDLDTPLLLSEDPVLGGYEVCGADYKFTNARGHGGFLHWDTIA